The following proteins come from a genomic window of Yinghuangia sp. ASG 101:
- a CDS encoding ABC transporter ATP-binding protein gives MSMEMTAWHSLRGVYGSQENGPGPLSRATLRRIAGFAAPHRRGITWFLVLSVASAVLAVATPLIAGRVVNAIVDGGSTRTVVVLALLIAGLAVVEAALALGGRWMSSRIGEGLILDLRTAVFDHVQRMPVAFFTRTRTGALVSRLNNDVIGAHRAFSDILSGVVANVVTLLLTLVVMTRISWQVTLLALLLLPVFVIPARRMGRRLARLQREAADHNAAMGTQMTERFSAPGATLVKLFGRPDDESAAFATRARRVRDIGVRSAMVQTVFVTSLTLVSALALALVYGLGGFYALRGDMDAGAVVALALLLTRLYAPLTALAGARMEVMSALVSFERVFEVLDLRPLVAEHEDAVPVPEGPVTVEFDGVGFAYPSADKVSLASLEEVATLDHRGGVPVLHDVSFRVEPGRMVALVGSSGAGKSTIAQLLPRLYDVDAGAVRVGGVDVRDLTAASLRETVGLVTQDGHLFHETVRANLLLARPEAREDEIWDALRRARLDGLVASLPDGLDTVVGERGYRLSGGERQRLTIARLLLARPRVVILDEATAHLDSTSEADVQAALAEALQGRTSVVIAHRLSTIRAADEILVIENGRVAERGTHDRLLTLGGRYEELHRTQFAIDEDGQEEAALA, from the coding sequence ATGTCGATGGAGATGACCGCCTGGCATTCGCTGCGCGGCGTGTACGGCAGCCAGGAGAACGGCCCCGGGCCCCTGTCCCGCGCGACGCTGCGCCGCATCGCCGGCTTCGCGGCCCCCCACCGCCGGGGCATCACCTGGTTCCTGGTCCTGTCGGTGGCCTCGGCCGTCCTGGCGGTCGCCACACCGCTGATCGCGGGTCGCGTCGTCAACGCGATCGTGGACGGCGGCTCCACCCGCACGGTCGTCGTCCTCGCGCTGCTCATCGCGGGCCTGGCCGTGGTCGAGGCCGCGCTCGCGCTCGGCGGGCGGTGGATGTCGTCGCGGATCGGCGAGGGCCTGATCCTGGACCTGCGTACGGCCGTCTTCGACCACGTCCAGCGCATGCCGGTCGCGTTCTTCACCCGCACCCGCACCGGGGCGCTGGTCAGCCGCCTCAACAACGACGTCATCGGCGCCCACCGGGCGTTCAGCGACATCCTGTCGGGCGTGGTCGCCAACGTGGTCACGCTGCTGCTGACCCTCGTCGTGATGACCCGCATCTCGTGGCAGGTGACGCTGCTGGCCCTGCTCCTGCTGCCGGTGTTCGTCATCCCGGCGCGCCGGATGGGCCGGCGCCTCGCCCGCCTGCAGCGCGAGGCCGCCGACCACAACGCGGCGATGGGCACGCAGATGACCGAGCGGTTCTCGGCGCCGGGCGCCACGCTGGTCAAGCTGTTCGGCCGCCCCGACGACGAGTCGGCGGCGTTCGCCACCCGGGCTCGGCGCGTGCGGGACATCGGGGTGCGCTCCGCGATGGTGCAGACGGTCTTCGTCACGTCGCTCACGCTGGTCTCCGCGCTGGCGCTCGCCCTCGTCTACGGCCTGGGCGGCTTCTACGCCCTGCGCGGCGACATGGACGCCGGCGCGGTCGTCGCCCTGGCACTGCTGCTGACGCGCCTGTACGCGCCGCTCACCGCCCTGGCCGGCGCCCGGATGGAGGTCATGAGCGCGCTGGTGAGCTTCGAACGCGTCTTCGAGGTGCTGGACCTGCGTCCGCTGGTCGCGGAGCACGAGGACGCGGTGCCGGTGCCCGAAGGGCCGGTCACGGTCGAGTTCGACGGGGTCGGGTTCGCGTACCCCTCGGCCGACAAGGTGTCGCTGGCGTCGCTGGAGGAGGTCGCGACGCTCGACCACCGCGGCGGCGTACCGGTGCTGCACGACGTCTCGTTCCGCGTCGAGCCCGGCCGGATGGTCGCGCTGGTCGGCTCGTCCGGCGCCGGCAAGTCGACCATCGCGCAGCTGCTTCCGCGCCTGTACGACGTCGACGCGGGCGCGGTCCGCGTCGGCGGGGTCGACGTGCGCGACCTCACCGCCGCGTCGCTACGCGAGACCGTCGGCCTGGTCACCCAGGACGGCCACCTGTTCCACGAGACCGTGCGCGCCAACCTCCTCCTCGCACGCCCCGAGGCCCGCGAGGACGAGATCTGGGACGCGTTGCGCCGCGCGCGGCTGGACGGCCTGGTCGCGTCGCTGCCCGACGGCCTCGACACCGTCGTCGGCGAGCGCGGCTACCGCCTCTCCGGCGGCGAACGCCAGCGCCTGACCATCGCCCGCCTGCTGCTCGCGCGCCCCCGGGTGGTGATCCTGGACGAGGCCACCGCACACCTGGACTCGACCTCGGAGGCGGACGTCCAGGCGGCGCTGGCCGAGGCGCTGCAGGGCCGCACCTCCGTCGTGATCGCCCACCGGCTGTCCACGATCCGGGCCGCGGACGAGATCCTGGTCATCGAGAACGGCCGCGTCGCCGAACGCGGCACCCACGACCGCCTCCTCACCCTGGGCGGACGCTACGAGGAACTGCACCGCACCCAGTTCGCGATCGACGAGGACGGCCAGGAGGAGGCGGCACTCGCGTGA
- a CDS encoding ATP-binding protein, producing the protein MFSRVAIVNRGEAAMRLIHAVRDLSAETGTRIETVALYTDADRDATFVREADVAYALGPAAARPYLDLAVLERALVETGADAAWVGWGFVAEDPAFAELCARVGVTFVGPSPEAMRRLGDKIGAKLLAEEVGVPVAPWSRGEVATLDEALRAGAAIGYPLMLKATAGGGGRGIRMVASADELADAYQRTSEEALRAFGSGVVFLERLVTGARHVEVQVIADSHGTAWALGVRDCSVQRRNQKIIEESASPVLAPEQVGELKASAERLALAVGYCGACTVEFLYHPGEKLFAFLEVNTRLQVEHPITEVTTGVDLVRLQLHVASGGKLEGDRPREIGHAVEARLNAEDPDRDFAPAPGRIARLALPAGPGVRVDTGVGEGDRIPADFDSMIAKIIAYGRDRDEALGRLRRAMAETAVIIEGGATNKSFVLDLLDRPEVISGEADTGWIDRVRGEGGLVSHRHSGVALVAAAIEAYEEEERVERRRLLSTAFGGRPQVRHESGRPLDLKLRGAGYRVRVARVGAHRFRVGVEAGGDVRTADVELDRFGRHVGRITVNGHRYRLLTDLHGPTHLVEVDGTTHRISRDEGGVVRSPAPALVVATPLQVGAEVEAGAPVLVLESMKMETVLRAPFRARLKECAVSVGSQVETGAALLRLEPLADGGAEEASAAASAAPDLPVWAEDVPAAARAARGREDLRGLLLGFDVDPLDDRRVLDDYLASRRAAAEGSVPAEELELVGVFADLAELSRNRQASEDGSGHAFSAREYFHTYLQSLDVERAGLPEAFQAKLRKALGHYGVDGLDRSPELEEAVFRIFLAQQRASADATIVAALLRAWLGEPPPDETLRDAAGLALEQLVAATQVRFPMVADLARGVVFAWFVQPLLRRERAQVYAEVRKHLRHLDAQPDAPDRAERITEMVRSTEPLVRLLGRRLVRDDVDTVDNTVMLEVLTRRYYGSKGLTAVRTHEAAGCAFVVAERAGSSVVSAAVGVQALGDALRGLAEVSEGESAVDADLYLSWEDQPEDSEAMAAALLALIGAQPLPARIRRLTATVAGAAGTVMHHHFTFRPDASGEGVAEERLIRGLHPCIAQRMQLERLSAFDLTRLPASDEEVYLFRCVARENPSDDRLVAFAQVRELAELRGNDGKLVALPTAEDTVAVCLDSIRRAQSGRRSGKGFNTNRIVVYVWPTVDFTREELETIGRRVMPTTTGAGLEEILFIARRRDAETGVVSEIAVRFSFDGTRGGAELTVGERSVEPVEPLDGYRQKVLRAQSRNTVYPYELTGLLGDFVEHDLDEAHVLVPVDRPKGGNTAAIVAGVVSTPTPRHPEGVTRVVLLGDPTKSLGALSEPECRRVIGAIDLAERMGVPLEWYALSAGARISMDSGTENMDWVAAALKRIVEFTQAGGEINIVVAGITVGAQPYWNAEATMLMHTKGVLVMTPDSAMVLTGKQSLDFSGGVSAEDNFGIGGYDRVMGPNGQAQYWAPNLLAARDVLMAHYEHTYVAAGEKTPRSTETDDPVHRSVCDFPHAAEGSEFATVGEIFSAAHNPDRKKPFDIRTVMRALSDQDHPVLERWAGMADAETSVVQDVHLGGRPVCLIGIESRAVPRRGFPPTDGPDTYTAGTLFPQSSKKTARAINAASGNRPVVVLANLSGFDGSPESMRKLQLEYGAEIGRAIVNFDGPIVFCVISRYHGGAFVVFSKALNPNMTVLALDGSFASVLGGAPAAAVVFSGEVDKRTATDPRVTELQAKVSATDGAERAALHAQFAELRPAVRAEKLGEVAAEFDRVHSIRRAVEVGSVDAIISAEELRPRIIESVEHGLKRWFGG; encoded by the coding sequence GTGTTCAGTCGTGTCGCCATCGTCAACCGCGGAGAAGCCGCGATGCGGCTCATCCACGCGGTGCGGGATCTCTCGGCGGAAACCGGCACACGGATCGAGACCGTGGCGCTCTACACCGACGCCGACCGCGACGCCACCTTCGTCCGCGAGGCGGACGTCGCGTACGCGCTCGGCCCCGCCGCCGCCCGCCCGTACCTCGACCTCGCCGTACTGGAGCGCGCGCTCGTCGAGACCGGCGCGGACGCCGCGTGGGTCGGCTGGGGCTTCGTCGCGGAGGATCCGGCGTTCGCGGAGCTGTGCGCGCGCGTCGGCGTCACCTTCGTCGGCCCGAGCCCCGAGGCGATGCGCCGCCTCGGCGACAAGATCGGCGCGAAGCTCCTCGCCGAGGAGGTCGGTGTCCCGGTCGCGCCGTGGAGCCGCGGCGAGGTCGCGACGCTCGACGAGGCGCTGCGCGCCGGCGCCGCGATCGGCTACCCGCTGATGCTCAAGGCGACGGCGGGCGGCGGAGGGCGCGGCATCCGCATGGTCGCCTCGGCCGACGAACTGGCCGACGCGTACCAGCGCACGAGCGAGGAGGCGCTGCGCGCGTTCGGCTCCGGCGTGGTCTTCCTGGAGCGCCTGGTGACCGGCGCGCGGCACGTCGAGGTCCAGGTCATCGCGGACAGTCACGGCACCGCGTGGGCGCTGGGCGTGCGCGACTGCTCGGTGCAGCGCCGCAACCAGAAGATCATCGAGGAGTCGGCGTCGCCCGTCCTCGCCCCCGAGCAGGTCGGCGAGCTGAAGGCGTCCGCGGAGCGGCTGGCGCTGGCCGTCGGCTACTGCGGCGCGTGCACGGTGGAGTTCCTGTACCACCCCGGGGAGAAGCTTTTCGCGTTCCTTGAGGTCAACACGCGCCTCCAGGTCGAGCACCCGATCACCGAGGTGACCACCGGCGTCGACCTCGTCCGGCTGCAACTGCACGTGGCGAGCGGCGGGAAGCTGGAGGGCGACCGGCCGCGCGAGATCGGCCACGCCGTCGAGGCCCGCCTCAACGCGGAGGACCCCGACCGCGACTTCGCCCCCGCCCCTGGCCGCATCGCGCGCCTCGCGCTGCCGGCCGGCCCCGGCGTCCGGGTGGACACCGGCGTCGGCGAAGGCGACCGCATCCCGGCCGACTTCGACTCGATGATCGCGAAGATCATCGCGTACGGCCGCGACCGCGACGAGGCGCTGGGACGCCTGCGCCGGGCGATGGCCGAGACCGCCGTCATCATCGAGGGCGGCGCGACGAACAAGAGCTTCGTGCTCGACCTGCTCGACCGCCCCGAGGTGATCTCGGGCGAGGCGGACACCGGCTGGATCGACCGCGTCCGCGGCGAGGGCGGCCTCGTCTCGCACCGGCACTCCGGGGTGGCGCTGGTGGCCGCGGCCATCGAAGCGTACGAGGAGGAGGAGCGCGTCGAGCGGCGGCGGCTGCTGTCGACCGCGTTCGGCGGGCGCCCGCAGGTGCGGCACGAGTCGGGCCGCCCGCTGGACCTCAAGCTGCGCGGCGCCGGCTACCGGGTGCGCGTCGCGCGGGTGGGCGCGCACCGGTTCCGCGTCGGCGTCGAGGCCGGCGGCGACGTCCGCACCGCCGACGTCGAGTTGGACCGCTTCGGCCGGCACGTCGGGCGCATCACCGTCAACGGCCACCGCTACCGCCTGCTGACCGATCTGCACGGGCCGACGCACCTGGTCGAGGTCGACGGCACCACGCACCGCATCAGCCGCGACGAGGGCGGCGTCGTCCGCTCCCCCGCGCCCGCGCTGGTCGTCGCGACACCGCTCCAGGTCGGCGCGGAGGTCGAGGCCGGCGCTCCCGTCCTGGTGCTGGAGAGCATGAAGATGGAGACGGTGCTGCGGGCGCCGTTCCGGGCGCGCCTGAAGGAGTGCGCGGTCTCGGTCGGCAGCCAGGTGGAGACGGGCGCGGCACTGCTGCGCCTGGAGCCGCTGGCCGACGGGGGCGCGGAGGAGGCCTCGGCCGCGGCGTCCGCGGCACCGGACCTGCCCGTGTGGGCGGAGGACGTCCCGGCAGCCGCACGGGCCGCGCGCGGGCGCGAGGACCTGCGGGGGCTGCTGCTGGGCTTCGACGTCGACCCGCTGGACGACCGGCGCGTGCTCGACGACTACCTGGCGTCGCGCCGGGCGGCGGCGGAGGGCAGCGTCCCGGCCGAGGAACTGGAACTGGTCGGCGTGTTCGCCGATCTGGCGGAGCTGAGCCGCAACCGGCAGGCGAGCGAGGACGGCAGCGGGCACGCCTTCAGCGCCCGCGAGTACTTCCACACGTACCTGCAGAGCCTCGACGTCGAGCGGGCCGGGCTGCCGGAGGCGTTCCAGGCCAAGCTGCGCAAGGCCCTGGGCCACTACGGCGTGGACGGGCTCGACCGCTCCCCCGAGCTGGAGGAGGCGGTCTTCCGGATCTTCCTCGCCCAGCAGCGCGCGTCCGCCGACGCCACCATCGTCGCGGCGCTGCTGCGCGCCTGGCTGGGCGAGCCGCCGCCGGACGAGACCCTGCGCGACGCGGCCGGGCTCGCCCTGGAGCAGCTGGTCGCGGCGACGCAGGTGCGCTTCCCGATGGTCGCCGACCTGGCGCGCGGGGTCGTGTTCGCGTGGTTCGTGCAGCCGCTGCTGCGCCGCGAGCGGGCGCAGGTGTACGCCGAGGTCCGCAAGCACCTGCGCCACCTGGACGCGCAGCCGGACGCGCCGGACCGCGCCGAGCGCATCACCGAGATGGTGCGCAGCACCGAGCCGCTGGTGCGGCTGCTGGGCCGGCGCCTGGTCCGCGACGACGTGGACACCGTCGACAACACGGTCATGCTGGAGGTGCTGACGCGGCGGTACTACGGCAGCAAGGGCCTCACCGCCGTGCGTACGCACGAGGCGGCGGGCTGCGCGTTCGTGGTCGCCGAGCGCGCCGGGTCGTCCGTGGTCTCCGCGGCGGTCGGCGTGCAGGCGCTCGGGGACGCCCTGCGGGGCCTCGCGGAGGTGTCGGAGGGCGAGAGCGCGGTCGATGCCGACCTCTACCTGTCCTGGGAGGACCAGCCCGAGGACTCCGAGGCGATGGCCGCCGCGTTGCTGGCGCTGATCGGCGCGCAGCCGCTGCCGGCGAGGATCCGCCGGCTGACCGCGACCGTGGCGGGTGCCGCGGGTACGGTGATGCACCACCACTTCACGTTCCGCCCGGACGCGTCGGGCGAGGGTGTGGCCGAGGAGCGGCTGATCCGCGGGCTGCACCCGTGCATCGCGCAGCGGATGCAGTTGGAGCGGCTGAGCGCGTTCGACCTGACGCGTCTGCCGGCGTCCGACGAAGAGGTCTACCTCTTCCGGTGCGTGGCGCGGGAGAACCCGTCCGACGACCGCCTGGTCGCCTTCGCCCAGGTCCGTGAGCTGGCCGAACTGCGGGGCAACGACGGCAAGTTGGTGGCGCTGCCGACGGCCGAGGACACCGTGGCCGTGTGCCTGGACTCGATCCGGCGGGCGCAGTCGGGGCGGCGGTCGGGGAAGGGCTTCAACACCAACCGCATCGTGGTCTACGTGTGGCCGACGGTCGACTTCACCCGCGAGGAGTTGGAGACGATCGGCCGCCGCGTGATGCCGACGACGACGGGCGCGGGGCTGGAGGAGATCCTGTTCATCGCGCGGCGCCGCGACGCCGAGACGGGCGTCGTGTCGGAGATCGCGGTGCGCTTCTCGTTCGACGGCACGCGCGGCGGCGCGGAGCTGACCGTCGGCGAGCGGTCCGTCGAACCGGTCGAGCCGCTCGACGGCTACCGGCAGAAGGTGCTGCGCGCGCAGAGCCGCAACACCGTCTACCCGTACGAACTGACGGGTCTGCTGGGCGACTTCGTCGAGCACGATCTCGACGAGGCGCACGTGCTGGTGCCCGTCGACCGGCCCAAGGGGGGCAACACGGCGGCCATCGTCGCCGGTGTGGTGAGCACCCCGACGCCGCGGCACCCCGAGGGCGTCACCCGGGTCGTGCTGCTGGGCGACCCGACGAAGTCGCTCGGCGCGCTGTCCGAGCCGGAGTGCCGCCGGGTGATCGGCGCGATCGACCTCGCGGAGCGGATGGGCGTGCCGCTGGAGTGGTACGCGCTGTCCGCGGGCGCCCGGATCTCGATGGACTCGGGCACCGAGAACATGGACTGGGTGGCGGCGGCGCTCAAGCGCATCGTCGAGTTCACGCAGGCCGGCGGCGAGATCAACATCGTGGTGGCGGGGATCACGGTCGGCGCGCAGCCGTACTGGAACGCCGAGGCGACGATGCTCATGCACACCAAGGGCGTGCTGGTGATGACGCCGGATTCGGCCATGGTGCTCACCGGCAAGCAGTCGCTGGACTTCTCCGGCGGCGTCTCGGCCGAGGACAACTTCGGCATCGGCGGCTACGACCGCGTGATGGGTCCGAACGGGCAGGCGCAGTACTGGGCGCCGAACCTGCTGGCCGCGCGCGACGTGCTCATGGCGCACTACGAGCACACCTACGTCGCGGCCGGGGAGAAGACCCCGAGGAGCACCGAGACGGACGACCCGGTCCACCGCTCCGTCTGCGACTTCCCGCACGCGGCCGAGGGCAGCGAGTTCGCGACCGTCGGGGAGATCTTCTCCGCCGCGCACAACCCGGACCGCAAGAAGCCGTTCGACATCCGCACGGTGATGCGCGCGCTGTCCGACCAGGACCACCCGGTGCTGGAGCGGTGGGCGGGTATGGCCGACGCCGAGACGTCGGTGGTCCAGGACGTCCACCTCGGCGGGCGGCCGGTCTGCCTCATCGGGATCGAGTCGCGGGCGGTGCCGCGCCGCGGGTTCCCGCCCACCGACGGGCCGGACACGTACACCGCGGGGACGCTGTTCCCGCAGTCGTCGAAGAAGACCGCGCGGGCGATCAACGCGGCGTCCGGCAACCGGCCCGTGGTGGTCCTGGCGAACCTCTCCGGGTTCGACGGCTCGCCGGAGTCGATGCGCAAGCTCCAGCTGGAGTACGGCGCGGAGATCGGCCGGGCGATCGTCAACTTCGACGGGCCGATCGTGTTCTGCGTCATCTCCCGCTACCACGGCGGCGCGTTCGTGGTGTTCTCGAAGGCGCTCAACCCGAACATGACCGTGCTGGCGCTGGACGGTTCGTTCGCGTCGGTGCTCGGCGGCGCCCCGGCCGCGGCGGTGGTGTTCTCCGGCGAGGTCGACAAGCGCACCGCCACCGACCCGAGGGTGACCGAGCTCCAGGCGAAGGTCTCCGCCACCGACGGTGCCGAACGCGCCGCGCTGCACGCGCAGTTCGCCGAGCTGCGGCCGGCCGTGCGGGCCGAGAAGCTGGGCGAGGTCGCCGCCGAGTTCGACCGCGTGCACAGCATCCGGCGGGCGGTCGAGGTCGGTTCGGTGGACGCCATCATCAGCGCCGAAGAACTGCGGCCCCGCATCATCGAGTCGGTCGAGCACGGCCTCAAGCGCTGGTTCGGGGGGTGA